Part of the Natrialbaceae archaeon AArc-T1-2 genome, GTTGTCCTCGTCGTGGTCGACGACGCCAGCGTCGGCGAGTTTCGGAACGTGACACTGAACAGACGAGACGTAAACGCTTTTGTACTCGTTCTGTGCGACCTCTTCGGGTGGGACGTCGTGTTCCCAACCGGCGACAGTTTCGGCGAGTTTCGAGAGTTCGGTCGGATCGTCACGTCCCCGGAGCGCATAGAGGAGATACCGGCGGCGGCGGTTCGCGAGGAGTTCGAGGATCGTATCCGCGCTCAGTTCCTCCGTCTCATTTCCGGTGGTAAGGGCCGCCATAACATACGCTTACTCCCGAGAGCGGAAAAGGGTGACTGGAATATCTGAAAATTAGACACAGAATGACCGAAACTTCGGACGATCTGAACGTATTGTCGGAATCACCAATGAAAGGTTGAATTGTACTGGACGTTGTGTTTGCAGCTACTACTGCGAGTAAGGGGATCGGTATCGGCGGCGATTCGAAATCCTTTTTTGCTCCATCCACCCACCTTCGAGTGCGCGCCGCCTTAGCTCAGACTGGGAGAGCACTCGACTGAAGATCGAGCTGTCCC contains:
- a CDS encoding DUF7344 domain-containing protein — encoded protein: MAALTTGNETEELSADTILELLANRRRRYLLYALRGRDDPTELSKLAETVAGWEHDVPPEEVAQNEYKSVYVSSVQCHVPKLADAGVVDHDEDNHTVVLSENFEQLEPYLQLVVLDEPKDSTLHAELEADSGEGFIRQIRENVARLKP